In Lacinutrix sp. Bg11-31, the DNA window AGATAGTAAAATTGCTTTTAGAGCATAAAGCAGATGCTACTATTAAAGATAACGATGGTAAAACGGCTATGGATTATGCAGTAGACAAAAAGTTTACAGAAATTGTTGGGCTTTTGGAGTAGAGCAGTGGTTTTTAAATATACTATTTAAAGCCTATTTGGCTTCTTCTTTTTCGTCCAGCATCTCTAAATAAAGATCCTCTACATATTCTCTTGCCCAAGCTGTTCTTCTTAAAAAACCAAGACTAGATTTCATGGTAGGATTGAAGATAAAACAACGAATATTAGTACGCTCTCCCAAATACTCCCAACCATAATGTGCTACCAAACGCTCTAAAACTTGTACTAGTTTTACACCATGAAACGGATTGCTTAATTGCGCTTCTGTAGCTTGTTTACGTATGCGTTTAGTTTTTGGTTGTGACTCTGTTTCTTGAGGTTTCTCAGGTTGCGTGTTTGTATTAGCCAATTCGTTCTTGTTTTTATTTGTGTCCATTATTGGTGTATGGTTTGTTGTCACTTTTATTTTTGTGTGGTGCGTTACCAGATCGTTCTGTTTACTTTATTTCTATTTTAAACGTTATTTTATTATTTGCTAAAAAAGGTAATTTAGTTGAAAAATTTGACAATATCAAGTTTCAATTAAAACACAAGCCACCTTGATTTTACAAGGTGGTTATAGAAATGTTTTTAGAACAAGATTTTGTTACAACTTGCACTAAAGAAATGCACTTAGACTGTTTTTATTTTTTTATAAAAAGAAGATAAATAATTATGAAATAGAATTTTAAAATTCTATTTGTTAGATACGTATGTTGGTAGTTAATCGCAGCGCAGCGTAGAATTAATTGCCAACGTGCGGCTCGTATAAGAAACGTAGGGCAGCTGATAAACACTATCGTTTCGGTTCATTACTTTGCTAAAATACACAGACCTTTCGGTTTGGCATAAACGCCCTATGTTTTTTACACATTATTAGCGGTAAGTGGTAAGTTTTATTTCGTAGGTATAAAGCCATTTTCTCTTGTGTATTTTATATGATTTATGTTTTCTTTTATATCTATTGGAGGTTCTTCATTTTCAATTACTATTATTTGTTTTAAATCAGTTTGAGTAGCTATATATCTGTAAAAATCCATAGCTAAGTCATCACTAACCCTTTCTTCACCAATATTTTCTGATTTTTTATATGAGACCAATGGAGAGTCTAAAATTGGAATGCCAATAGAATAATCTTTTGCAATTACTAACTCATGTAAAGCTAAAATAAATGCAGAATAAAAAATTGCTCGATAACCTTTTCCAAACAGATTTCTGTTTTCACCTGATATTACAAAATCGTTTTGCTCTTCACTATAGCTAACATCTGTTAATCTTAGGTAATTATAACCTTTAAGGACTGACTTCATTGATTTTGAAAGAGGAGTTAAAGAGGCTGTCGAAATATGTTCAAATGAATCTTTAGAACTAGAAATAGGTAAAGAGTTTTCTAATTTTTCTTCTTTTTCTTTGAATTTGTTAAGTTGTTCAAACTTATATAAAGCACCAAGAAGATGACTCTTCTTTTCATTTTGTTTATTGATTTGTTCAATTATTGAACCCATTTCTAATCCAACTCCTTTATCAAGTTCTAAAGTAGATTTTTCTATATTTTTTTCTAAATCCAATACCTCTAGAGAAAGAGAAGTGGTTTCTTCTTTTAAAACCTTTTCAGATTCAATTAATTCCTGAATCAAGGATTCAACTTTTAGTATTTCTTTACTGCAAGAATCTATTATTTTCTTAATTTCTGCACTTGAACACTCTTCTTCTATTTCTCCATTACAAAGAGGACAAGTTCCATTAGTTGAATGATTTTCTTCATTCAATAATATACTTGTTTCTGTTGTAGATTTTAAACGTGAAATGTCAGAATGATAATGAAGTTTTAAAAGATTTGACCTTTTATATAATTCATCAATAACTCTTTTTCGAGATTGTTTCTTGTAGAGTATATTTAGGTCTTCTTTTCGCTTATTTTCAATTTCATTAAATTGCTTTTGAAGACTAGAGTGTTTTTTACTTAGCTTTACAAGACTAGAGTTAGTTTCTATAAGCATCGATGAAGGTTCAACTTTGTAAGCTTTTAATTCATTCGTATTATCACTTATAAATTCTTTTAAGATTTCTAATTTACCTTTTCTATTTGCTATTTGATTAGTAGTAAGTGGCGAAATTATGCTACTATCATCTTTACCAGTAGCAATTAGCTTTAAGACACTAGATTCAATTGTTTTATCTCTGTCGTTATGTACTACTATAGAATCCTCTGTAGTTATTCTAGTTTCATTAACCATTGAAAATTTTACAATATCTCTGTAAGAAATCTGTCTAGTTTTGCCACTTTTGTTTGTTCGTATTTTTTTGCCTGATAAATTATTTAATTTTAATAAAAAAGCAGAAATTGTTTTTTGACTAGCTGGATTGTGTCTTCTATTAAGAGTTTCAAATTCATCCGCTTCTTTGATACCATCAATAGATGAATTATATAGTTTAAAATTCCCTCCTTTTAAATCACTTAATAAGGTAAATGGTTCATTCTTATTATCTCTTATTTCTAGATATATAGATTCATACGCTCTCGCTTCTTTAATATCTTTAGGTGGTTTTGAGGCACCAAACATATAATTTAAACATTGAAAAATATATGACTTACCTACATTAGAAGGTCCAGTAATTACATTAACTCCTTTTTCGAAAACTATACTGGCTTTATTTAATGATTCTCCAACTAGTCTTAACTCTTTTAATATAAAACCTGCTTTCATTATTGTAGAATTTCAATATTAAACTCATTACTTATTTCTGATAATCTTGGAGTCATAATGCTTTTTAGTTCTTTTTTTGTGTGTTTTGAATATTTACTAACTGCCCAATTAGCCTTTTCTTGAAGTTTTGTTGAATATGTTTCCTCAAGTGATTCAAGAAACGGCATTGCATTTTCAGTTGCTTTATATTCTATACCATTAATATTGTATTGTTTTTCAATTAATTTTTTTATTATAAAAAGATTTAATCCTTTTTGTATAATTGAACTTCTAATCATTATTTCACCAGAACGATAAGGTACTGCTGGGTGTAGGCTTTGAGTTGTTTTGTCAATATCTGCTGAATGTATTGTTAGGTAATCTAGATAAACAAGGTTTTGTAAATCAAAAGATTTAGGAAATGCCTCATTTAATATAGTTAAGATTCGAAGACCAGATTCAACACTGTTATTGAATGGATTTATGTTTTTTTTAGTTTCCATTATGTCCATTTAATTTTATTATCATTAACTAACTGATGACAAATTCCCTTTTTATCATAAATTAGGCTGACGTCCTTTAGTGGGTTTGAGGAAATTATTACTTTACTAGCTTCTTTTTCTACTTCTTTTACTTTTATGAAGCTATTCGAATGAATATCTTCTACAATATCAACAATACCTTCAAATATTTCTTTTTGAAAATCATCAAAGGTGTCAATGGGTAGGTTATCTCTAGTGAAATTCCTTAACTGTTCTGCATGATGAAAACTCATTCTTGCTCGTGTAAAATGATTTTTATATAATTCTTTAGAATCTAAATTTGATACATTTTTATAATTTTCTTTACTTTCAGAACTATAAGCAGATAATAGTTGATTAACATATGTCGTTTCAGAACTTTTAATAGTATCAGGTATTGTATTTATATCCAGTTTTTCACGTTCAGGTAATCCTCCACCAAATCTAATTTTATGATTTGGATGTTTTTTATGTTCTTTTAAAATGTTTTTAGTATGAATTTTTGTAAAAATTGAAAAATCAAAACTTTCTATCCAATTGAGTAATTTACCTTCTAATTTAATAGGTGTACTAGATATACCGTTTTCACAATACTTTGCCCAATTTGTTTTTATGGCATCTTTTAAGTCAATTGGATTTTGTAGTAATTTTGAAAGGGAAGTTCCACAACCTTTAGGAGAAACAAAATAGAATTTTCTAGGCTTTGGATACTCTTTTTGAAATGTGTAATATAAAATTTTACCAAACTCTTTATAAACTTGAGTAGGTGTTAATGCATTGTCATAATGCTTACATTGAAAACAATCCCAAGTATAGTTAGGTTTATCTTTATCTGTTACATAACCAACAACATCTCTTCCTTTATCACCAGCTCCACCAAACCTTTCTCCGTCTAAATATTCAACTTTTTTTAAATCAATCCATTCTTCAATAAACTCTTCCCAGTCATCAAATGACATATGCTCAATCATCTTAAGAGGTATTATTCTCTTTCCGTAATTGACTTGATGTGATGTTTTGTAGAATTCCATTTTTTTTAAGCTTATCACTAACGGTTTGGTATAAGAATAGTTGCGGGTTTGCGTGCGAGGAATTTCCGCAGGAAATTCAGATGTAGCAAACACGCAACTACCTTTTGATTAAGCACTAAACCGCAATTATTTTTATACATTGTTACCTGTAGTTATTACTTTTCAGTTCCTGTTTTTTTGTCCGCAATTCAATTCCTATTGAGTTAATAATTCCGAAAGTGGCTCAATTCACGCACAGTTCAGTTTTCATAAACTTGCTAAATTCCGATAGAGTGAAATTCAGCATATGAGTAAATAATTCCACAATATTCAATTCGGATTTTTTACTGATTCTCTTTTGCGTATTTCAAATTGGAAAGTTCCATTTCCATAGCTTTTTGTTTTTTCGATTTAGACGCTGTTAAAAACAAACCAACCGTAAATAATACAACTCCCAAAACTAAAAGTCCAATTCCCATTGCTTTTAATTCATCGCTTTTATTATATCTATTTGCTTTTTCAAATTCAGATGCAGTTATTAAAAGCACGCTGTAACAACTCATTAAAAAGCTAATGATTGTTATTATTACTCCAATTGTTTTTTTCATATTAAATTCAGGTTTTGTTCAGTTTTGAGTGAGCTGCGTAATTACAGGTAACTATTTATATCATTACTTTTATTTCCGTTATCCAATAAGAACATCAGGCTATAGTCCATTTTTAGTTATTGTTATTCTGTAAGTTGGTATTTAACAAATCTATACCTTTTCTTACACAAATAAAATACGTAGAACTACGTATTTTTCTCCAACAACAGCCAAGTTACAACCGTCTATTTAATATATTTTACGGGAATCCTCAATTGCAAGAAAAAAAGTATAAAAAAACCACCTTGCTTTTATAAAGTGGTTTTAACAACAACTAATTTATACAACCTTTATTTTGCATTCCAATAATGCTTTAAATAACGAAGCGCATTTTCTAAGGCTTGTTTTGAGGGTTTATAATTAAAACTTAATACATTTTTAAACTTACTAATAGTGTAATCTTGTTTTAAACCATAAAACATATCTAAATAATGACGTTGCAATAAGGATTCTTTTAATTTAAAACCCACAATTTCATTATTAAATAAAGTGTAAAGTTATTGATAACGAGCAGTATAAAAACATAAAAATTATGTACAACTGAGATTTATCATTTTGAGCATTAATATTTATGATGATATTTGGTTTAAACTAAAAACCTGAGTTATTATGGAAAATAAGGAACACACTAAATTTGTAGACAAAATTGTTGAAGCACTTAAAAAGAGCGCTATTGAGATTGAAGAATTTCGAGTACAAGCAGCTTTAGGTAAAGCTGAAGCACAGGATAAGTATGAAGAAGCTAAAAAGAAGTTTAATCTATTTATTCACGAGAGTAAATTTAAAATAGAAGTTGGTAAAGAAAAGATAGACGATATAAATACCAAGTTTGATGAGCTTCGTGTGCAATTGGCTTTAGGAAAAGCAGACACAAAGGATGCTTTTGCTAAGCAAAAGAAACAATTATTGTTATTGCTTCATGATATTGAAGTAAAGATTAAGACCAACAAAAAAATGAGCCATATGTATGCTTTAGTGCTTGTGGAAATTGAAAAGTTCAAGATCCATCTGGATGTCTTGGAAGACAATTTTAAAGATAAAAAGAGTGATGCCAAAGCGTCTTTTGAAAAAGGAAAGCAGGAATTTAATGACTATATTAATACATTCAAGACTAAGTACTCTAAAAAAGAGGAAACAAAATGGGAACACTTTCAAGGTGAAGTTTCACAAGCTTTTAGCCATTTAAAAATGGCATTTACTAAGCCTTAATTTTTAATTAAAAACCTAAAAAAGCACAATGTAATCATTGTGCTTTTTTATTGGTTTAAACAGTAATCTTTAATAATAATAATAATAAGTATTAAAGTAGAATAGGGCAGACCTTTATTCTTTAGTGTCGTAATCGCCTTTACTTACATTACGCAGCATTCCATAAGCCAAAATTATGGCTATTATTACACATACAATACCAATTATAGAATAGCCTTTCCATAACGGTTTTATTTCTGAAATAATAAACAGCGAAGCAGCAATAATTAAGGCTGCCATTATAAAAGCAGTAACCAGTTGTTTTGTTACACGTTGCATGGTATGAACCATTGGGTCGATACCTTTGTGTGTTAAATCTACTTTTACTTGTCCGCTATTTATTTTTCTGATAGCATTTTTTAAATCTCTTGGAAATTCTTCCATATAGTTACCAAACTCGTAAAGCGAATTCAGCGTTTTTTCTCCTATTCTGGCAGGATTAAATTTTTTGGCTACAATTTTTATTAAATATGGACGAACCATTGCAAATTGATCTAGTTCTGGATCTAGTTTTTGTATAACACCTTCAATTGTAACTAATGATCTTGCGAAAAGGAAAAAATGAGAAGGTACTTTTAAGCCGTGAGCAATAATAATATCTTTTAGTTCTAGCATGATAGTGCTCATTTCATTTTTATGAACCGCTCTAACATAATGGTTTTCAACAAACTCACTAATATCAAATTCTAAAGCTCTCATATTAGATATCGCTGTATTGCTTGATAAATGTTGCAAGGCACGAATAATTTTTTTCACATCTTTTTTGGTGATTGCCATAAACAACTGACCAAATGTTATAATATCTCTTGGTAGAATGCTGCCCATCATACCAAAATCTAAATAGCAAATATGACCATTAGGTAGCACCAATAAATTGCCTGGATGCGGATCTGCGTGAAAAAAACCGTATTCAAAAATTTGTTTGAAGTAGCTGTTCGCTAAACGTCTTGCAATAATTTTACAGTCGAAACCTTTCTCTTCTAGCAGCTCTATTTTGTTAATTTTAATACCATCTATAAATTCTAAAGCAAGAACTTTAGCAGTTGTATATTTTTGATACACTTTTGGTGCGTGGGCAAATAGTGTGCTATCATCATCTTTTGTAATGTTATTATAAAACCGTTGTACATTTATAGACTCGTGAATAAAATCTAGTTCTTTTAAAATAGACGCTTCAAAGTTTCTTACTAAACCAAGCGGATCAAAACTTTTTAGAGATGGTATGCGTTTTTCAAGTACTTCGGCAATGGTGTACATTACTTTAATATCTTCTATAATGGTTTTTTTAATGCCAGGACGTTGTATTTTTAAAGCTACACGGTCGCCAGAATGCAAGGTTGCAATATGTACTTGCGCTATAGATGCAGAGGCAAAAGGTTTAGCATCGAACCAAGCAAATAAGTTGTTAACGCTATCCTTTAATTCAGATTCTACCATATCTTTTGCTTCATTTTCAAGCATTGGTGGTACGTTGTCTTGTAGTTTTTCTAATTCTAGTACTAACTCCAGTGGTATTAAGTCTGGATGACTA includes these proteins:
- a CDS encoding ABC-three component system protein, coding for MISLKKMEFYKTSHQVNYGKRIIPLKMIEHMSFDDWEEFIEEWIDLKKVEYLDGERFGGAGDKGRDVVGYVTDKDKPNYTWDCFQCKHYDNALTPTQVYKEFGKILYYTFQKEYPKPRKFYFVSPKGCGTSLSKLLQNPIDLKDAIKTNWAKYCENGISSTPIKLEGKLLNWIESFDFSIFTKIHTKNILKEHKKHPNHKIRFGGGLPEREKLDINTIPDTIKSSETTYVNQLLSAYSSESKENYKNVSNLDSKELYKNHFTRARMSFHHAEQLRNFTRDNLPIDTFDDFQKEIFEGIVDIVEDIHSNSFIKVKEVEKEASKVIISSNPLKDVSLIYDKKGICHQLVNDNKIKWT
- a CDS encoding VF530 family DNA-binding protein, which gives rise to MTTNHTPIMDTNKNKNELANTNTQPEKPQETESQPKTKRIRKQATEAQLSNPFHGVKLVQVLERLVAHYGWEYLGERTNIRCFIFNPTMKSSLGFLRRTAWAREYVEDLYLEMLDEKEEAK
- a CDS encoding AarF/UbiB family protein → MNGFAAIKSKYKSASRYNQILRVLIKYGFEDLVHYLEKSKRFTIVQRLIPQASRKQAKMHSKWAKMRLVCEELGPTFVKFGQIMSSHPDLIPLELVLELEKLQDNVPPMLENEAKDMVESELKDSVNNLFAWFDAKPFASASIAQVHIATLHSGDRVALKIQRPGIKKTIIEDIKVMYTIAEVLEKRIPSLKSFDPLGLVRNFEASILKELDFIHESINVQRFYNNITKDDDSTLFAHAPKVYQKYTTAKVLALEFIDGIKINKIELLEEKGFDCKIIARRLANSYFKQIFEYGFFHADPHPGNLLVLPNGHICYLDFGMMGSILPRDIITFGQLFMAITKKDVKKIIRALQHLSSNTAISNMRALEFDISEFVENHYVRAVHKNEMSTIMLELKDIIIAHGLKVPSHFFLFARSLVTIEGVIQKLDPELDQFAMVRPYLIKIVAKKFNPARIGEKTLNSLYEFGNYMEEFPRDLKNAIRKINSGQVKVDLTHKGIDPMVHTMQRVTKQLVTAFIMAALIIAASLFIISEIKPLWKGYSIIGIVCVIIAIILAYGMLRNVSKGDYDTKE
- a CDS encoding ABC-three component system middle component 2, with the translated sequence METKKNINPFNNSVESGLRILTILNEAFPKSFDLQNLVYLDYLTIHSADIDKTTQSLHPAVPYRSGEIMIRSSIIQKGLNLFIIKKLIEKQYNINGIEYKATENAMPFLESLEETYSTKLQEKANWAVSKYSKHTKKELKSIMTPRLSEISNEFNIEILQ
- a CDS encoding DNA replication initiation control protein YabA; amino-acid sequence: MENKEHTKFVDKIVEALKKSAIEIEEFRVQAALGKAEAQDKYEEAKKKFNLFIHESKFKIEVGKEKIDDINTKFDELRVQLALGKADTKDAFAKQKKQLLLLLHDIEVKIKTNKKMSHMYALVLVEIEKFKIHLDVLEDNFKDKKSDAKASFEKGKQEFNDYINTFKTKYSKKEETKWEHFQGEVSQAFSHLKMAFTKP
- a CDS encoding AAA family ATPase — protein: MKAGFILKELRLVGESLNKASIVFEKGVNVITGPSNVGKSYIFQCLNYMFGASKPPKDIKEARAYESIYLEIRDNKNEPFTLLSDLKGGNFKLYNSSIDGIKEADEFETLNRRHNPASQKTISAFLLKLNNLSGKKIRTNKSGKTRQISYRDIVKFSMVNETRITTEDSIVVHNDRDKTIESSVLKLIATGKDDSSIISPLTTNQIANRKGKLEILKEFISDNTNELKAYKVEPSSMLIETNSSLVKLSKKHSSLQKQFNEIENKRKEDLNILYKKQSRKRVIDELYKRSNLLKLHYHSDISRLKSTTETSILLNEENHSTNGTCPLCNGEIEEECSSAEIKKIIDSCSKEILKVESLIQELIESEKVLKEETTSLSLEVLDLEKNIEKSTLELDKGVGLEMGSIIEQINKQNEKKSHLLGALYKFEQLNKFKEKEEKLENSLPISSSKDSFEHISTASLTPLSKSMKSVLKGYNYLRLTDVSYSEEQNDFVISGENRNLFGKGYRAIFYSAFILALHELVIAKDYSIGIPILDSPLVSYKKSENIGEERVSDDLAMDFYRYIATQTDLKQIIVIENEEPPIDIKENINHIKYTRENGFIPTK